In Alkalicoccobacillus plakortidis, the genomic stretch CAAGCAGGGAGTTTAAAAGTGTAGTCATAGGTCATTTTTTAGCTCCTTCTTATTTTGAAGTGGCTCTATTTCATTTGTTCTCCAACTGGTACTAGGTATATCGTTTTAAAATTGATTAGAGGTATACGTTCATTAGCTGCATCATCAATAAAACCGCCTATTGGGGCGATACCCAAGTTTAGTGAACTAGCTACTAGGTTCATATTTTGCATAATGTGACCTGCTTCTAACAAACTAAAACGGTAACCTCTCTCACCATAATGTTGATTCACTTCATCAAAGTTTGTCCCTAAAATGAAACACAGATTAAAATCAATTCCGTCTTGTACAAATGCATTCAGAAATTCCCTGTATTCGCTTAGCCATACAATAGAATGATTTCCAAGCATTATATTCATAGATGCCTGTTTTCACTCTCTCCACATTTTTAATAACAACCAAAATTTTAAGTTTATACAAGGCACCTGCTGAGGGATACATTCTTTTCTCATTTCTTTTCCCCACGGACCACTTTAAAAGTGTCCCCAATTTAAGTTTGTCTACTGCCTTGCCTATAAATACTTGTTTGGAAGATGTTCTTAACTCCAATGACTCCATCAAGCTTTTGTCTATATCTTCGTATTCTAAATGAATTGCGTTCGCCGAATGTGTATTATTAATATCATTAAGGTTAATCTCCGGTTTTGACATTGGTGGCCAATTGGATTGTGAATGATATTCCTCGTAATGATTGGTCATAATATCCCCCCTGAACTATTAATGATTCATCCAAAAGCCTGCGCTGCAACTGCAACTAGGTGGCCATTTCTTTTTCGTGTATTTGTGTGGTTTAGTGCCATAACAGGTGGTTCGGTCACTTTATTAAATCCTCTTTCTTCTAGGAAACGAGTCATCGTTGGATCAGTTTGAACTAAATCAATTCTCACTTTACCTGTAAAGTCTTTTAGTAATTCTTCGATAAGTGAAATAGCGTTATCACTGCACTCACTGATTATTGGTCCTAAAATGACATTTTGAGGTGTACGTATACTTAAAGCATAGCCAGTTATCTCGCCAGATGTATTCCTAATGACTACACGTTTTTCAGATTGCTTTAGTCTTTGTGTTAGAAAGCGTTCTCGTTTATCACCAAAAGCCTGCTCATCTATTTTGACTACTGAGTTAAAATCCTGCTCTTTGTAAACATGGACGGAACTATTATTCACTTCACATTGATTTGTGTGCTTAATTGCGGCAGTATATTTTTCAATGTGACTTATGATTGTAAAACTCATTTTTTCATATAGCCTTTTTCCCTCTTCCGTAGCAATCAACATGATTAAACATTGATTAGAATTAACCGCTTGAATACAATCTTCTGTTACTTCTCTTCCTAATCCCCTACCTCTAAAATCAGGATGAACAATGACCATACCTATTGAAGCCACCTTCTGAAAATCATATTGAATAATGGCAGCACAAGCTACTACTCTATCTTCAGAGTCTACGCAACCAAAGATTTGTCCTGATTTAAGAATTGTATGTATTTCATTTTCGTTATAATCCCATCCTACTTCTGATGATAGACTAATGAGCTTCGAACAATCCAGCTGCGATAGTTGTCTTACTTTAATCATTTAGAAACCCCTTCTCACACAGTATCTATTTCCTTATTTTATCACAAGTGGTATATATAGAGTGAAGCCGATCACAAAAGGAGTCTACTATGTATAAAATTGTTTTCTTTGATGTAGATGGAACATTAACAGATCATCGAGATGGCAGCATCTCCATCTCAACTAAGCGCTCAGTTAGAACTCTTATTAACAATGGAGTTCAGGTGGTTGCTGCAACAGGTCGTCCCCTATCTATGTGTACAGAGCTAATAGAGTTAGGTATTCAAACTTTTATTACGGCAAATGGAGCATACGTTAAGTACAAAGATGAGGTTATACATAAAAATGTGCTAGACCAGGATGTTCTGATCGATGTGATACACTATGCAAAAACCAACGATTCTGGCCTTTCTTTTTTTACAGAGTCCTTAAGTATGAATGGTGTTAGGAATACGAAGATCAAATCTGCATTACTAGAGACTTTATTATTAAATGACTACCCCATTACTGATGAGCAGATTCACTTAAAAGAGATCTATCTACTATGTTTGTATGCAGATCATAAAACTGTGCAGCACTATGAATCTCGTTTTCCAGAGCTGACGTTTAGTAGATGGCACCCATATATTTGTAATGTTCTACAAGAAGAAGTGGACAAATCAATTGCAGTTAAAAAAGTTCTTACTTTTTTTGACCTAGATGAATCTGAAGCCATTGCTTTTGGCGACGGTTATAATGATATGCAGATGCTCGAGATGGCGGGGCTTGGAATTGCGATGGGAAATGGGAACGAACATCTAAAATCTATAGCTAATTTTGTCACAAGAAACTCCAGTGATGATGGTATTGAATATGCATTAAGGAAGTATGGGGTGATATAATTTAATCTTAGATTTTCAATCCCAAATAACAGGTCTAGGCACTTCCATTGTTCTTAAATAGTCTAATAATTGTCCTGTATGTACAGATTCGTGGTAAGCAATACGCAACAGCATATCCCCAAGTTCTCTAATATACCCTTGTTTAGAACGATCGACTTTGATTAATTCTAGGTCAACATCTGAGTATGTTCGGATTGTACTTAAGAAATCATTACGATACTTTTTAGCAAACTCTAATTCATCTTGAACCGAATGATAAGGTCTCTCTGAAAAAGGAGAATCAAAAGATACGAGATCTCCTCTATTTAGAATAGCAAGATGATAATAATGCTCACTTTCAAGTACATGACGAATCATGTGTATACAACATAAAGCGTGTTCATCTGGTTTCCAATAAAGCTTACTTTCAGGAATAGACGTCCAAACTTTAATACTTCTTCTTCTTACTTCTTCAAAATTAAGAACGATTAGTTCAGTACTTTTCATACGATCACTCCTGTTTTCATTTTATTATACACGAACAAACGTTCTGTAACAATACATTAAAGAAGGTGAAAATAATGCACATAACACTTACAAAGCTCTTAAAAGAGTTAGAGAATAAAAATCTCACCTGGGCTATTGGTGGCTCTCTTATGCTTTCAATTCGCGGATTAAAAACGACACCAAATGATATTGATCTATTGGTTACACAAAAAGACGCTCAAACCATTAGTGGCATTTTGGATTCAATGGGTACACGTTTAGATCCTATCTCTAGTCATCCAGTATTCACTTCTAGTTATTTTGCAAAGTATGAAGTAGATGGAGTAGGAATTGATGTGATGGCTGACTTTGGTGTGAAGCATAAAGCTGGTTTGTATGTTTGTCCTTTTGCTACTGATTCAGTGACGACTATTCATGTTGTAGATGAATCACCGTGTCCGCTAAGTTCAATTGAAGATTGGTATGTTCTGTATTCGCTTATGCCTAATCGAGAGGGTAAAGTCGAGCTCATTGAGCATTATTTTAAGGAACATGGTGTATCGCAGCCTTTGTTGTTGGAACGCGCATTAGATCAGCCTCTTCCTTTAGAGATAAAAGATAAAATTAATCGTTTGCTTACGGATTTTTGACTGTACTAAGATGTTCGTGAATTAATTTCCATTCACCGTCTAATAACACAAAAACATTCGTTGCTCTTCCGCTACCAGAAATGAATTCTCCATCTACATACCCAGAGTATTGATAGGTATACATGCAAGAAGCACTGTTATTATCTTTAGTAAGCCAAGTCACATCCTTTGCAGCGTAGACTTCATCATTAATATAATTCCAGCTTCCATTAAAATACTGTTCGATTTTTTCCAAGGTGTCACAAGTTTGGTCACTAAAGAAATAAATTGCGTTTGGGTGCAGTAGCTTGGCGACTTCCTTAAAGTCATGTTGTGTTTGTTGCGTAAATATATTCATCTAATATAGAATCCATTGTGTCCTCTCCTTGTCTGTCTTCATTTTTGAGCAACTCATGTCTGTTTTCGAGCATTTTTCAAAATTTTGAGCATTCCTCGTTTGTTTTGAGCATATACGATGTTTTTTTGAGCATTATTGTTATCTTTGAGCACCGTCTTTCATTTTTTGAGCACTTATCCTTTATTTTTGAGCATTTGCATTTAGCATTCAAGCCATTTTAAGCTGCGGTCTAGTCCGCTAAGTAATATTTGATTTGAACACTGACCATTTGAATGAAATAGTGTTTCTAACTCGCAAAAAAGAGTCTCATCAGGGAAATATCGTTTTAGAATTTCTACATTTTCAAGATTTTTTGTGGACCAAGCTTTTGTCTTGCACATTAATCGTTAGATACAATCCTCTTATGATTCGTTTAATCATTGTTCTTTTTCTTAAAGATGAGATGTCAGGTGTAGTCAGAAGTTCTTTTTTATATCGGATCATCACGCCTCTAAAATCTCCATTTAGTGCTAAGCTGACTTG encodes the following:
- a CDS encoding nucleotidyltransferase domain-containing protein; its protein translation is MHITLTKLLKELENKNLTWAIGGSLMLSIRGLKTTPNDIDLLVTQKDAQTISGILDSMGTRLDPISSHPVFTSSYFAKYEVDGVGIDVMADFGVKHKAGLYVCPFATDSVTTIHVVDESPCPLSSIEDWYVLYSLMPNREGKVELIEHYFKEHGVSQPLLLERALDQPLPLEIKDKINRLLTDF
- a CDS encoding Cof-type HAD-IIB family hydrolase, which encodes MYKIVFFDVDGTLTDHRDGSISISTKRSVRTLINNGVQVVAATGRPLSMCTELIELGIQTFITANGAYVKYKDEVIHKNVLDQDVLIDVIHYAKTNDSGLSFFTESLSMNGVRNTKIKSALLETLLLNDYPITDEQIHLKEIYLLCLYADHKTVQHYESRFPELTFSRWHPYICNVLQEEVDKSIAVKKVLTFFDLDESEAIAFGDGYNDMQMLEMAGLGIAMGNGNEHLKSIANFVTRNSSDDGIEYALRKYGVI
- a CDS encoding nitroreductase family protein — protein: MNIMLGNHSIVWLSEYREFLNAFVQDGIDFNLCFILGTNFDEVNQHYGERGYRFSLLEAGHIMQNMNLVASSLNLGIAPIGGFIDDAANERIPLINFKTIYLVPVGEQMK
- a CDS encoding GNAT family N-acetyltransferase, with translation MIKVRQLSQLDCSKLISLSSEVGWDYNENEIHTILKSGQIFGCVDSEDRVVACAAIIQYDFQKVASIGMVIVHPDFRGRGLGREVTEDCIQAVNSNQCLIMLIATEEGKRLYEKMSFTIISHIEKYTAAIKHTNQCEVNNSSVHVYKEQDFNSVVKIDEQAFGDKRERFLTQRLKQSEKRVVIRNTSGEITGYALSIRTPQNVILGPIISECSDNAISLIEELLKDFTGKVRIDLVQTDPTMTRFLEERGFNKVTEPPVMALNHTNTRKRNGHLVAVAAQAFG
- a CDS encoding DinB family protein → MKSTELIVLNFEEVRRRSIKVWTSIPESKLYWKPDEHALCCIHMIRHVLESEHYYHLAILNRGDLVSFDSPFSERPYHSVQDELEFAKKYRNDFLSTIRTYSDVDLELIKVDRSKQGYIRELGDMLLRIAYHESVHTGQLLDYLRTMEVPRPVIWD